A single genomic interval of Zunongwangia sp. HGR-M22 harbors:
- a CDS encoding O-methyltransferase, with product MHQLKAYIKFLLASQNQHGLHSPFVYDLVTNCFYDKNKYPEYQQIKKYKVDLLKNTSEIEVTDFGAGSRVFKSNKRKVSKIAKVAGITSKKAKFLFRITQYLEIRNCLELGTSLGIASAAIASAEKTTLTTIEGCPKTANIAQQQLKKFGFKNIELKIGEFQHYVSDFSNSQKFDLIYFDGNHQKTATLQYFKALLPTAHNNSVFIFDDIHLSEEMEQAWLEIQNHHKVQVTIDSFHLGLVFFRREQVKEHFKIRL from the coding sequence TTGCATCAATTAAAAGCTTACATAAAATTTCTACTTGCTTCGCAAAATCAGCACGGATTGCATTCTCCTTTTGTGTACGATTTGGTGACTAATTGTTTTTACGATAAAAATAAATATCCCGAATATCAACAAATCAAAAAATACAAAGTTGATCTTCTAAAAAACACTTCTGAAATTGAGGTAACCGATTTTGGTGCGGGTAGTCGGGTTTTTAAAAGTAATAAAAGGAAGGTTTCAAAAATCGCAAAAGTCGCCGGAATTACTTCAAAAAAAGCAAAATTTTTATTCCGCATTACGCAATACCTTGAGATCAGAAATTGTCTGGAACTTGGCACCAGTTTAGGTATTGCATCCGCAGCAATTGCCTCCGCAGAAAAAACAACTTTAACCACCATAGAAGGTTGCCCTAAAACCGCCAATATTGCGCAACAGCAATTGAAGAAATTCGGTTTTAAAAATATTGAACTTAAAATTGGCGAATTTCAACACTATGTATCTGATTTCTCAAATTCCCAAAAATTCGATTTAATTTATTTCGATGGTAATCATCAAAAAACAGCTACACTTCAGTATTTCAAAGCACTTTTGCCAACCGCACATAACAATTCTGTTTTTATTTTTGATGATATTCACCTTTCCGAAGAAATGGAACAAGCTTGGTTAGAAATTCAAAATCATCATAAAGTACAAGTTACTATCGACAGCTTCCATTTAGGCTTAGTTTTCTTCCGCAGGGAACAAGTAAAAGAACATTTTAAAATTAGATTGTAA
- a CDS encoding ABC-F family ATP-binding cassette domain-containing protein yields MNYLSVENIAKSYGERILFTDISFGINEGQKVGFVAKNGTGKTSLLNILAGFDTPDEGNVVYRKNIKTAFLPQEPDLNPNLTVEQTIFSAENETLEIIKRYEAALENPSDAEAYQKAFEEMDAAQAWDFETQYKQILFQLKLEDLQKEVKNLSGGQKKRLALANMLLQKPDFIVMDEPTNHLDLDMIEWLEEFFRKENFTIFMVTHDRYFLERVCNEIVELDEGNLYTYKGNYSYYLDKKESRIELENTNTVKAKQLFKKELDWMRKQPKARTTKSKSRIDDFHEIKDRASKRRKDHQVQLEINMERLGSKMVELHNISKSFENKVLFENFDYNFQKGERAGIIGKNGTGKSTFLNILTGDLQPDTGKVVVGETIKFGYYTQRGIKVKPGQKVIDVIREFGDFIPLKKGRQISAQQLLERFLFDRKKQYDFVEKLSGGEKKRLYLCTVLIQNPNFLILDEPTNDLDIVTLNVLESFLLDYPGCLLVVSHDRYFMDKIVDHLFVFPGNKTIEDFPGNYSDYRAYEGSLDAAEDKNEPSEKSTKNDWKDESTGTKLSYNEQKEYQKLEREIAKLEKKKEEVQKKFLEELSGEEIDKTSLELKDIEKQIESKTERWFELMEKMES; encoded by the coding sequence GTGAATTACCTTTCTGTTGAAAATATTGCAAAATCTTATGGTGAACGTATATTATTCACCGATATATCCTTCGGAATCAATGAGGGGCAAAAAGTAGGCTTTGTCGCCAAAAATGGGACTGGAAAAACTTCGCTTCTTAACATCCTGGCCGGATTTGACACCCCAGATGAAGGAAATGTAGTCTACCGTAAGAATATTAAGACGGCTTTTTTACCTCAGGAACCCGACTTAAATCCAAATTTAACGGTAGAACAAACTATTTTTTCTGCGGAAAATGAAACTCTAGAAATTATAAAGCGCTACGAAGCTGCTTTAGAAAATCCTTCAGATGCTGAAGCTTATCAAAAAGCTTTCGAGGAAATGGATGCCGCCCAGGCATGGGATTTTGAAACCCAATACAAACAAATTCTTTTTCAGTTAAAACTTGAAGACCTTCAAAAAGAAGTGAAAAACCTCTCTGGTGGCCAGAAAAAGCGATTAGCTTTAGCCAATATGCTTTTGCAAAAACCAGATTTTATAGTAATGGACGAACCTACCAACCATTTAGATCTGGATATGATCGAATGGCTGGAAGAATTTTTCAGAAAAGAAAATTTCACCATTTTTATGGTAACGCACGACAGATATTTTTTGGAACGTGTGTGTAATGAAATTGTAGAGCTAGATGAAGGAAATTTATATACTTATAAAGGAAATTATTCCTATTATTTAGATAAAAAAGAATCGCGAATTGAATTAGAAAATACCAATACCGTTAAGGCAAAACAGCTTTTTAAAAAGGAATTGGACTGGATGCGTAAACAACCCAAAGCACGTACTACAAAATCGAAATCCAGAATCGACGATTTTCACGAAATAAAAGATCGAGCTTCTAAAAGACGCAAAGACCATCAGGTTCAATTAGAAATTAACATGGAGCGCCTGGGAAGCAAAATGGTAGAACTGCATAATATTTCCAAAAGTTTTGAAAATAAAGTGCTTTTCGAAAATTTCGATTACAATTTTCAAAAAGGAGAACGTGCCGGTATAATTGGTAAAAACGGTACGGGAAAATCTACGTTTTTAAATATTCTTACTGGTGATCTTCAGCCAGACACCGGTAAAGTAGTGGTTGGCGAAACCATAAAATTTGGATATTATACCCAGCGCGGGATTAAAGTAAAACCAGGACAGAAAGTTATCGATGTGATTCGAGAATTTGGGGACTTTATTCCGCTTAAAAAAGGAAGGCAAATTTCTGCTCAGCAATTGTTAGAACGTTTTCTTTTCGATAGAAAAAAACAATATGACTTCGTAGAAAAATTAAGTGGTGGAGAGAAAAAAAGATTGTATTTGTGTACGGTTTTAATTCAGAATCCAAACTTTTTAATTCTGGACGAGCCTACCAACGATCTAGATATTGTTACTTTAAATGTTTTGGAAAGCTTTCTATTGGATTATCCTGGCTGTTTGCTGGTTGTTTCTCACGATCGTTATTTTATGGATAAGATTGTAGACCACCTTTTTGTTTTCCCTGGAAATAAAACAATTGAAGATTTCCCCGGAAATTATTCAGATTATCGTGCCTATGAAGGAAGTTTAGATGCTGCTGAGGATAAAAATGAACCTTCAGAAAAGTCAACTAAAAACGATTGGAAAGACGAAAGTACAGGAACCAAATTAAGCTATAACGAGCAAAAAGAATATCAAAAATTAGAACGGGAAATCGCTAAACTCGAGAAGAAAAAAGAAGAAGTTCAGAAAAAATTTCTGGAAGAGCTGAGCGGGGAGGAAATCGATAAAACTTCTTTAGAGTTAAAAGATATCGAGAAACAGATCGAAAGCAAAACCGAACGCTGGTTTGAATTGATGGAGAAAATGGAGAGTTAG
- a CDS encoding cob(I)yrinic acid a,c-diamide adenosyltransferase, with translation MKIYTKTGDKGTTALFGGTRVPKHHIRIESYGTVDELNAHIGLIRDQKIDKITAEVLLDIQHKLFTIGSILATDPEKATLKNGKSRLNIPRISEEDIHLLETEMDRMNEELPEMTHFVLPGGHQSVSFCHIARCVCRRAERLSTALYNEEVFDEEVLKYLNRLSDYLFVLARLLTKQLQAEEIKWIPEKS, from the coding sequence ATGAAAATTTATACTAAAACTGGCGATAAAGGAACAACCGCATTATTTGGAGGTACTCGTGTTCCAAAACATCATATTCGTATCGAAAGTTATGGTACCGTAGACGAACTTAACGCCCATATTGGTCTTATAAGAGATCAAAAAATTGATAAAATTACTGCGGAAGTTTTACTGGATATTCAGCATAAACTTTTTACCATTGGTTCAATTCTCGCAACAGATCCCGAAAAAGCAACCCTGAAAAACGGAAAATCTCGTCTTAATATTCCCAGAATTTCTGAAGAGGATATTCATCTCTTAGAAACTGAAATGGATAGAATGAATGAGGAACTTCCCGAAATGACGCATTTTGTGCTACCGGGCGGGCATCAAAGCGTGTCATTCTGTCACATAGCCAGATGCGTTTGCAGGCGTGCAGAACGCTTAAGTACAGCACTCTACAACGAAGAAGTTTTTGATGAAGAAGTTTTAAAATACTTAAACCGACTGTCTGACTACCTCTTTGTGCTGGCACGACTATTGACTAAACAACTGCAAGCTGAAGAAATTAAATGGATTCCAGAAAAATCTTAA
- a CDS encoding polysaccharide biosynthesis/export family protein, which translates to MTRILLLLVLALSLMSTSCISTKKLSYLQEDKASIDSIVDVHRLNKPYRVQVGDLLSIRVKALDQDIVGMFNPVNEGNANATGEERMYYDGFAVDEHGNIRVPTLGEVNVMGYTVEEIREKIENRLLSEYFREQANIFVTVKLAGIRYTTIGEIGAGSNVLYKERVTIMEAIANAGGISDVGNREDVKILRQYPHGEEVHHIDLTNLDAVKSAYYYIQPNDLIIVDPLPQKSLGAGTTGIESFRTIGTVFSLISTTILLFTRF; encoded by the coding sequence ATGACTAGAATTTTATTACTACTAGTACTCGCGCTATCTTTAATGTCTACTTCTTGTATTTCTACAAAGAAGTTATCTTACCTTCAGGAAGATAAGGCAAGCATTGATAGTATTGTAGATGTTCATCGTCTAAATAAACCTTACCGCGTACAAGTTGGCGATCTTCTAAGTATAAGAGTGAAAGCTCTAGATCAAGATATTGTAGGGATGTTTAATCCTGTGAACGAAGGGAATGCCAATGCAACAGGAGAAGAAAGAATGTACTATGATGGTTTTGCTGTAGATGAACATGGTAATATTCGCGTTCCTACCTTGGGTGAAGTTAATGTGATGGGGTATACTGTTGAAGAAATAAGGGAAAAAATAGAAAATAGATTACTATCTGAATATTTTAGAGAGCAGGCGAACATCTTTGTCACTGTAAAGCTTGCGGGAATACGATATACAACTATCGGTGAAATAGGAGCAGGTAGTAATGTATTGTATAAAGAGCGAGTTACGATAATGGAAGCGATAGCTAATGCGGGAGGGATTAGCGACGTCGGCAATAGAGAAGATGTGAAGATTTTAAGGCAATATCCTCACGGCGAGGAAGTGCACCATATAGATTTAACAAATTTGGATGCTGTAAAGAGTGCCTATTACTACATACAGCCCAACGATCTGATAATCGTCGATCCCTTGCCACAAAAATCATTGGGTGCTGGTACAACCGGAATTGAGAGTTTTAGAACCATAGGTACAGTTTTTTCGTTAATTTCAACAACAATCTTATTATTTACTAGGTTTTAA
- a CDS encoding DUF2795 domain-containing protein produces MYWTLELASYLSDAPWPATKDELIDYAIRTGAPLEVVENLQAIEDEGDSYDSIEEIWPDYPTDEDYLWNEDEY; encoded by the coding sequence ATGTACTGGACTTTAGAATTAGCATCTTATCTTAGTGATGCACCATGGCCGGCAACCAAAGATGAGTTAATTGATTATGCCATTAGAACAGGAGCACCACTAGAAGTTGTGGAAAACCTTCAGGCCATAGAAGATGAAGGTGACTCTTATGATTCTATCGAAGAAATATGGCCCGACTATCCAACAGATGAAGATTATCTGTGGAACGAAGATGAATATTAA
- a CDS encoding ABC transporter ATP-binding protein has translation MSKKVIEIRNIIRNFPLGQEVVKVLKGIDLDIDRGEYVAFMGPSGSGKSTLMNLLGCLDTPTGGSYILNGKDVSQMTDSELAEVRNKEIGFVFQTFNLLPRTTALDNVALPMIYAGASKADRKKRAEEVLTDVGLGDRMDHKPNQLSGGQRQRVAVGRALVNKPSIILADEPTGNLDSKTSVEIMSLFDAIHAAGNTVILVTHEEDIAEHAHRVIRLRDGVIESDTRKEVVSSK, from the coding sequence ATGAGCAAGAAGGTTATCGAAATTAGAAATATTATTCGAAATTTCCCTTTAGGACAGGAAGTTGTAAAAGTGCTTAAAGGTATCGATCTGGATATCGATCGCGGTGAATATGTAGCATTCATGGGACCCTCTGGTTCAGGGAAATCAACTTTAATGAACTTATTGGGATGCTTAGATACACCAACCGGTGGTTCTTATATCTTGAACGGAAAAGATGTTAGCCAAATGACCGATAGCGAACTTGCCGAAGTTCGTAATAAAGAAATTGGTTTCGTTTTTCAGACTTTTAATTTACTTCCACGAACAACTGCTTTAGATAATGTTGCACTTCCTATGATCTACGCCGGTGCCTCAAAAGCCGATCGCAAAAAAAGAGCCGAAGAGGTTTTAACCGATGTTGGTCTTGGTGATCGTATGGATCATAAACCTAATCAGCTTTCAGGAGGGCAACGACAACGTGTGGCTGTAGGTAGAGCTTTGGTAAATAAACCTTCGATTATTCTTGCAGATGAGCCTACAGGAAACCTGGATTCCAAAACTTCTGTTGAGATTATGAGTCTTTTTGATGCTATCCATGCCGCAGGAAATACCGTAATTCTTGTTACTCACGAAGAAGATATTGCAGAACATGCACATAGGGTAATTAGACTTCGTGATGGGGTAATTGAAAGTGATACCAGGAAAGAAGTAGTAAGTAGTAAGTAG
- a CDS encoding peptidoglycan DD-metalloendopeptidase family protein yields MKASFAEYISGLTAGFTPVVGGELKQEDFIAIDLSANNPELLKLEQLSSEAFSVFIDHNLKVAGKKLAFGGYNEVRKLYQRSQLFNKNVDEFLNRNIHIGLDIWTSEGTDVLAVLDGEIHSFQDNANFGDYGPTIILKHTVEDEVFYSLYGHLSRKSLENLRVGQQVKAQEKIAELGAAEENGDYAPHLHFQLIKDLQGNSGDYPGVASKKDLDFYLENCPDPNLLLKI; encoded by the coding sequence ATGAAAGCAAGTTTCGCTGAATATATTTCCGGGTTAACTGCAGGTTTTACTCCAGTTGTTGGAGGAGAACTTAAACAGGAAGATTTTATTGCCATCGACCTATCTGCCAATAACCCGGAACTTTTAAAATTAGAGCAACTTTCTTCTGAAGCCTTTTCGGTATTTATAGATCATAATCTTAAAGTGGCTGGTAAAAAGCTTGCTTTTGGTGGTTATAACGAAGTAAGAAAACTATATCAGCGTAGCCAACTTTTCAATAAAAACGTAGATGAATTTTTAAACCGAAATATCCATATTGGTCTTGATATCTGGACTTCGGAAGGTACTGATGTGCTAGCAGTTTTAGATGGCGAAATCCATAGCTTTCAGGATAATGCCAATTTTGGAGATTATGGACCAACAATTATTTTGAAGCATACAGTTGAAGATGAAGTATTTTACTCACTTTACGGGCACTTAAGCAGAAAATCATTAGAAAACCTGAGAGTAGGCCAGCAAGTTAAAGCTCAAGAAAAAATAGCTGAACTGGGCGCTGCAGAAGAAAATGGTGATTATGCTCCACATTTACATTTTCAGCTTATTAAAGATCTTCAGGGAAATAGTGGAGATTATCCGGGTGTAGCTTCTAAAAAAGACCTGGATTTTTATTTGGAGAATTGTCCCGATCCTAATTTGTTGCTAAAAATATAG
- a CDS encoding DUF4199 domain-containing protein, which translates to MKKFKVEVKWGITFVIAQLIWIAFEKVMGWHDEHINVQGVYSLFFAVIAFLIYYAALKEKRDKYFTNEDFGWQQGFMSGVILTGVITILTPLIQYFAITVISPNYLQNMIAFSEQQGMTVENAETMHSTKMYLFMQIFNALAMGIVTGAIVALITKRKEK; encoded by the coding sequence ATGAAAAAATTTAAGGTCGAAGTAAAATGGGGAATCACTTTTGTGATTGCTCAACTTATCTGGATTGCTTTTGAAAAAGTGATGGGCTGGCACGATGAGCATATCAATGTTCAAGGAGTATATTCTTTATTTTTCGCGGTAATTGCTTTTTTAATTTACTATGCAGCCTTAAAGGAAAAGCGTGACAAATATTTTACAAACGAAGATTTTGGATGGCAACAGGGTTTTATGAGCGGAGTTATACTTACTGGTGTAATTACAATTCTTACTCCTCTTATCCAGTATTTTGCGATTACTGTTATTAGCCCTAATTATCTTCAGAATATGATTGCTTTTTCAGAGCAACAAGGCATGACTGTAGAAAATGCCGAGACGATGCATAGCACAAAAATGTATCTATTTATGCAGATTTTTAATGCACTTGCTATGGGAATCGTGACCGGAGCGATTGTAGCGCTAATTACTAAAAGGAAAGAGAAATAA
- the secA gene encoding preprotein translocase subunit SecA: protein MSFLESVLKVFVGDKSKKDVKEIQPIVNKIKALEADFEALTLDELRAKTTQFKSTIADALKDVNQQIENLEKEADTSDDITRKEDIYAEIDGLKDKSYEISEGVLNEILPEAFATVKETAKRFANNETLEVTASAYDREISAEKDYVNLQDDKAIWNNSWDAAGKPVTWDMIHYDVQLIGGVAMHQGKIAEMQTGEGKTLVATLPVYLNALTGNGVHLVTVNDYLAKRDSAWMAPIFEFHGLSVDCVDYHRPNSAARRKAYNADITYGTNNEFGFDYLRDNMSHAPDDLVQRPHNYAIVDEVDSVLIDDARTPLIISGPIPKGDVHEFDQLKPAVANIFEIQRKKATEFLQAAKKLIAEGDQKEGGLQLLRAYRALPKNKALIKYLSQEGNKQLLQKTENHYMQDNNREMHKVDAELYFTIEEKNNQIDLTDKGIEYLSGSNDPNFFVLPEIGMEIAKIEKEDLTKEEEAEKKEELFRDYSVKSERIHTLRQLLKAYTLFEKDTEYVVMDNKVKIVDEQTGRIMDGRRYSDGLHQAIEAKENVKIEDATQTFATVTLQNYFRMYRKLSGMTGTAVTEAGEFWEIYELDVVEIPTNRPIARNDKDDLVYKTKREKYNAVIDHVTELSRAGRPVLIGTTSVEISELLSRMLKLRNVPHNVLNAKLHKKEADIVAEAGKGGIVTIATNMAGRGTDIKLSKEVKDAGGLAIIGTERHDSRRVDRQLRGRAGRQGDPGSSQFYVSLEDNLMRLFGSERIAKLMDRMGLEEGEVIQHGMISKSIERAQKKVEENNFGIRKRLLEYDDVMNAQREVIYKRRYHALFGERLRVDLANMIFDISELISETNKQANDYKNFEFELIRYFSMSSPVSEADFGKMNAQKITAEVYKAAYEHYQEKTKHSAARAYPVIQQVYEDETNNFERISVPFSDGQKTLQVVTNLEKAYETKGEQLIKDFEKNITLAIIDDAWKTHLRKMDELKQSVQLAVHEQKDPLLIYKFEAFELFKAMLEDVNRDVIGFLFKGEIPEGNMSNIHEARKRRQEKIEASKEEIQNLDERAAQSRAAGQAASGAQQPQRPQVTETIKREQPKIGRNDKVVIKHVTKGESKTVKFKQAIPLIESGEWVVVKKAE, encoded by the coding sequence ATGAGTTTTTTAGAATCTGTATTAAAAGTATTTGTTGGCGACAAATCCAAAAAGGATGTCAAAGAAATACAACCAATAGTAAATAAAATTAAAGCGCTTGAGGCCGATTTTGAGGCATTAACTTTAGATGAGCTTCGCGCTAAAACTACTCAGTTTAAATCAACAATAGCAGATGCTTTAAAAGATGTAAATCAACAGATTGAAAATCTTGAAAAAGAAGCAGATACTTCTGATGATATCACGCGTAAAGAAGATATTTATGCTGAAATCGACGGATTAAAAGATAAATCTTACGAAATATCAGAAGGTGTTCTTAATGAAATTTTACCGGAAGCTTTTGCAACGGTTAAAGAAACTGCGAAACGCTTTGCTAATAATGAGACTTTAGAGGTTACTGCCTCTGCTTACGATCGTGAAATTTCTGCAGAGAAAGATTATGTAAATCTTCAGGACGATAAAGCGATATGGAACAATTCCTGGGATGCGGCCGGTAAACCGGTAACCTGGGATATGATTCACTACGATGTACAGCTAATTGGTGGTGTTGCTATGCACCAGGGGAAAATTGCAGAGATGCAAACAGGGGAAGGTAAAACCCTTGTAGCTACTCTTCCTGTTTATCTTAACGCGCTTACCGGTAACGGGGTTCATCTGGTAACTGTAAACGATTATTTAGCAAAACGTGATAGCGCATGGATGGCACCTATTTTCGAATTTCATGGCCTAAGCGTAGATTGTGTAGATTATCACCGCCCTAATTCTGCTGCGCGTCGAAAAGCATATAATGCAGATATAACCTACGGTACAAATAACGAATTTGGTTTCGATTATCTAAGGGATAATATGTCTCATGCTCCAGACGATTTGGTGCAACGCCCACACAACTATGCGATTGTCGATGAGGTGGATTCAGTTTTAATAGACGATGCTCGTACGCCGTTAATTATTTCAGGACCTATTCCTAAAGGAGATGTACACGAATTTGACCAGCTTAAACCAGCAGTTGCTAATATCTTCGAAATTCAGCGTAAAAAGGCTACCGAGTTTTTACAGGCTGCAAAGAAATTAATTGCTGAAGGCGATCAAAAAGAAGGCGGATTACAACTTTTACGTGCTTATAGAGCGCTTCCGAAGAATAAAGCATTAATTAAATATTTGAGTCAGGAGGGTAATAAACAATTACTTCAGAAGACAGAAAATCATTACATGCAGGACAACAACCGCGAAATGCATAAGGTTGATGCCGAATTGTACTTTACTATTGAAGAAAAAAATAATCAGATCGACCTTACCGATAAAGGTATCGAATATCTTTCTGGTTCTAATGATCCTAACTTTTTCGTACTACCAGAAATTGGTATGGAAATCGCCAAAATTGAAAAAGAAGATCTTACTAAAGAAGAGGAAGCAGAGAAAAAAGAAGAGCTTTTCCGTGACTACAGCGTAAAAAGTGAGCGTATTCATACGCTTCGCCAACTTTTAAAAGCCTATACCCTATTCGAAAAAGATACCGAGTATGTGGTAATGGATAATAAAGTAAAGATCGTAGACGAGCAGACCGGTCGTATTATGGACGGGCGTCGTTATAGCGACGGTTTACACCAGGCGATAGAAGCAAAAGAAAATGTGAAGATTGAAGATGCTACGCAAACTTTTGCAACCGTAACGCTTCAAAATTACTTTAGAATGTACCGTAAACTTTCGGGTATGACGGGTACTGCGGTGACTGAAGCAGGAGAATTCTGGGAGATTTACGAATTAGATGTTGTCGAAATACCAACCAACCGTCCAATTGCCAGAAACGATAAAGACGATCTTGTTTATAAAACAAAACGTGAAAAATACAATGCAGTTATCGATCACGTTACCGAGCTATCCAGAGCTGGAAGACCAGTGCTTATTGGTACAACTTCCGTAGAAATTTCTGAGCTTTTAAGTAGAATGCTAAAACTTAGAAATGTTCCGCATAACGTATTAAATGCGAAATTGCATAAAAAAGAAGCCGATATTGTTGCCGAGGCTGGTAAAGGTGGTATCGTAACCATCGCAACGAACATGGCCGGTCGTGGTACCGATATTAAACTTTCTAAAGAAGTAAAAGACGCCGGTGGTTTGGCAATTATTGGTACAGAACGTCACGATTCTCGTCGTGTCGATCGCCAGTTAAGAGGTCGTGCCGGTCGTCAGGGAGATCCAGGTAGTTCTCAGTTCTACGTTTCTTTGGAGGATAATTTAATGCGTTTATTTGGATCTGAAAGGATTGCTAAGCTTATGGACCGTATGGGTCTCGAAGAAGGAGAAGTGATCCAACACGGAATGATCTCTAAATCTATTGAAAGAGCGCAGAAAAAAGTCGAAGAGAATAACTTTGGTATCCGTAAACGTCTATTAGAATATGATGATGTTATGAATGCCCAACGTGAGGTAATCTATAAACGTCGTTACCATGCCCTATTTGGTGAACGATTACGTGTAGATCTTGCTAATATGATATTCGATATTTCTGAATTAATTTCTGAAACAAATAAACAAGCCAACGATTATAAAAATTTCGAATTCGAATTAATTCGTTATTTCTCTATGAGTTCGCCAGTTTCTGAAGCTGACTTCGGAAAAATGAACGCGCAAAAAATAACTGCTGAAGTATATAAAGCAGCCTATGAGCATTACCAGGAAAAAACAAAGCATAGTGCAGCTCGTGCTTATCCTGTAATCCAACAAGTTTACGAAGATGAAACTAATAATTTCGAAAGAATTTCAGTTCCATTCTCAGACGGACAAAAAACACTTCAGGTAGTCACAAATCTTGAAAAAGCTTACGAAACAAAAGGTGAGCAGTTAATCAAAGATTTCGAAAAGAATATTACACTTGCCATTATCGATGATGCCTGGAAAACGCATCTTCGAAAAATGGATGAATTGAAACAAAGCGTTCAGTTAGCGGTACACGAGCAAAAAGACCCTTTGTTAATTTACAAATTCGAAGCATTCGAACTTTTTAAAGCGATGTTAGAAGATGTGAATCGCGATGTAATTGGATTCTTGTTTAAAGGAGAAATTCCTGAAGGAAATATGTCTAATATTCACGAAGCACGAAAACGCCGTCAGGAAAAGATTGAAGCTTCTAAAGAAGAAATTCAGAATCTTGATGAGCGTGCGGCACAAAGTCGTGCGGCAGGACAAGCTGCTAGTGGCGCACAGCAACCACAACGTCCTCAGGTAACCGAAACTATTAAACGTGAACAACCAAAAATTGGTCGTAACGATAAAGTAGTGATTAAACATGTAACCAAAGGTGAAAGCAAAACAGTAAAATTTAAGCAGGCTATTCCGCTAATCGAAAGTGGCGAATGGGTTGTCGTTAAAAAAGCGGAATAA